A window of bacterium genomic DNA:
CGCCGTGGGCTCTGAAATGCGCAGCGACTTGCCGCCGGCCTTTTCGCAGGCGCAGGCGATTTGCGCGCGATCCACGGTGCTGGCCACCGCTAACCGCCACCATCACAGCGACGGTTTCGACGTCTGCAATGATGACCACTGTCAATGCTATCAAGGCGTCAAACGCGAAGCCAACGCCGTCATCGCTCCCGTCCGCGAAACCGCCGGCCAGATTCTTATTTCATCCTTCCGTGTTGTGGACGCCCGTTATGCCAAATCCTGCGGTGGAATCAGTGAACGCTACGAGGCCGCGTGGGGGGAGGAAGGGCCGGACTATTTTGCAGTGCGTACCTGCGGCGATTTTGACGGCGACGACCTGTCGAATGAAATCTTAGCCCGCAACTTTCTGTTGAATCCGCCGCCCGCCTGGTGCAATGGCGAGGTGTATCCTTATCCGGATCCGTGGGACAAAGACCCGCTGTTCCGCTGGGAGTTCTCACGCACCCGCGCCGAATGGGGAGAACTGCTGGCCGAAAAGACGGGCCGCAATCTGGGCGCGATCAAAGCCTTTCATGTCCGGCAGCGCGGCAAGTCGGGCCGCATTCTGATTCTGGAGATCGAAGGCGAGGCGGCCAGCAGCACGATCTACGGCGAGCTGAACATCCGCCGCGCACTCTCACCCTCGCATTTGCCGTCCTCCTATTTTGTAGTCGATGAGCACGGCGATACGCTGACCCTCAAAGGCGGCGGCTGGGGCCACGGCGTGGGCCTCTGCCAACTCGGTGCCGTCGCCATGGCCCAAAACGGCTGGAGCGTGGCGCAGATTCTGGATTATTACTATCCGGGAAGCGAATTGAAAACAGGAAATGAGAAATAGGAAATAGGAAACAAAGCAGAGAGCAGAGAGCAGAAAGGAAACAGATTTCCCTCTGCTTTCCTATTTCAAATTTCCTATTTTCTTCGGAGTCTACCATGTCCAATCCCAACGATTATCCCTACGTCACGCGGCTTGATATTCTCTATCCGCCGCTCGAAGTGATCGATGAGAAGGCGCTGTCCGATGCGAACCGACATAAGTGGTTCAATCAGACATTGTGCGAAGTGAATGACTCGGTAGTGCGGGTGGGCGTGGTGGAGGGGGAGTACCACTGGCACAAGCACGATGAGGACGACGAGTTCTTCTATGTGGTGGAAGGGGAACTGCTGATTGATCTCGAAGATCAAGTGGTCGCCCTTGCGCCGCGACAGGGGTTTGTAGTGCCCAAGGGGATTATGCATCGCACGCGCGCCCTGAAA
This region includes:
- a CDS encoding SpoIID/LytB domain-containing protein, which codes for MNRTVSVGLLWDEPVITGELICDFRIECRTDCCRSMTLDTTAGHFEVRAQKGKREQRYGVRLAESLSLHHAEQVLHAVRESGKAFDLEIVEAGKQWPPYDNRVWWPVVKLGTPQDADEVLSALRCIEGLNPLGFAVVRLDTATAQEMFEVSIGDFSARVMEMRATPLNPESVFWLYNVPIGRGFHWERKEQLEYRGELHLFHPGGLGLTAANCLPLETYLESAVGSEMRSDLPPAFSQAQAICARSTVLATANRHHHSDGFDVCNDDHCQCYQGVKREANAVIAPVRETAGQILISSFRVVDARYAKSCGGISERYEAAWGEEGPDYFAVRTCGDFDGDDLSNEILARNFLLNPPPAWCNGEVYPYPDPWDKDPLFRWEFSRTRAEWGELLAEKTGRNLGAIKAFHVRQRGKSGRILILEIEGEAASSTIYGELNIRRALSPSHLPSSYFVVDEHGDTLTLKGGGWGHGVGLCQLGAVAMAQNGWSVAQILDYYYPGSELKTGNEK
- a CDS encoding cupin domain-containing protein; this encodes MSNPNDYPYVTRLDILYPPLEVIDEKALSDANRHKWFNQTLCEVNDSVVRVGVVEGEYHWHKHDEDDEFFYVVEGELLIDLEDQVVALAPRQGFVVPKGIMHRTRALKRTVMLMVEKRGIIPTGD